A window from Thiomonas sp. FB-Cd encodes these proteins:
- a CDS encoding 2-phosphosulfolactate phosphatase, whose protein sequence is MQKIHVLLTKEELDDQRLDGRVVIVLDVLFATTSALAALQAGASSVIPALDADHARRLASELAVGSAILSGELDAETLPGFAHPTPLALLRHELQGRDLVYSTTNGTVALRKALPAAHVYAASLRNARATIAHVLREHARSTVLIVCAGSSEQFNLEDFYGAGLLVSCLQQAPGQRSYSDAALAAAFLQQGSDALRCLADSRVGRLMASRGLDAEVHYAAQIHVDSVVARVVDGRLTRVAA, encoded by the coding sequence ATGCAGAAAATCCACGTGTTGCTCACCAAGGAAGAACTCGACGACCAGCGTTTGGACGGTCGGGTCGTCATTGTGCTGGACGTGCTCTTTGCCACCACATCGGCGCTGGCCGCGCTGCAAGCAGGTGCCAGCTCGGTGATCCCTGCGCTGGACGCGGACCATGCGCGCCGCTTGGCTTCGGAGCTTGCTGTCGGAAGCGCCATCCTGAGTGGTGAACTGGATGCCGAGACCCTGCCAGGCTTTGCCCATCCGACTCCCCTGGCGCTGCTGCGCCATGAGCTGCAAGGTCGCGATCTCGTTTACAGCACCACCAATGGCACGGTTGCGCTGCGCAAAGCATTGCCAGCGGCTCATGTTTATGCCGCCAGCTTGCGCAATGCCCGGGCCACCATCGCGCATGTGTTGCGCGAGCACGCGCGCAGCACCGTTCTGATCGTGTGTGCCGGGTCGAGCGAACAATTCAATCTGGAGGATTTCTACGGCGCGGGGCTTCTCGTATCGTGCCTGCAACAGGCCCCCGGGCAGCGAAGCTATTCCGATGCCGCGCTTGCGGCGGCCTTCTTGCAGCAGGGCAGCGACGCCTTGCGCTGCTTGGCTGATTCGCGCGTGGGCCGCCTGATGGCCTCGCGGGGGCTTGACGCGGAAGTGCACTATGCCGCGCAAATCCACGTGGATTCGGTGGTCGCCCGTGTGGTGGATGGGCGGCTCACGCGCGTCGCCGCCTAG